From the genome of Triticum aestivum cultivar Chinese Spring chromosome 3B, IWGSC CS RefSeq v2.1, whole genome shotgun sequence, one region includes:
- the LOC123064411 gene encoding E3 ubiquitin-protein ligase SINA-like 10 yields MHGAGPAADGRSRASPDKAAESTKKARLDLPDGHVKEHMARGGDGCAIVATYGPREELAVRIDKRLLHCLLCTVPLKPPVFQCKAGHLACGGCVAKLPFGQCKACVDSGGFFDPCPALDAIVSSTRIVCPNAGCQRYMTYHEVAEHQTACLHTPCRCTEPGCGYISAPQALAGHLHTVHLVPMRPVQYGKVVQLQLPVLTPRVVLLGVDNHVFLLILGALGAGVTAVSMVCARARAVTCPRFMCKMWVNLEPPSAAAANGGRADFVLVEMHMRSSSSPGVVVVADEPTFLSVPRMYLVPAAGIGGDGAASLQVPLHIRIDKLSPWSDQIRI; encoded by the exons ATGCACGGCGCCGGCCCTGCCGCCGACGGGAGGAGCAGGGCTTCACCGGACAAGGCCGCCGAGAGTACCAAGAAGGCGCGGCTGGACCTGCCTGACGGCCACGTGAAGGAACACATGGCCAGAGGAGGAGATGGATGCGCTATCGTCGCGACGTACGGCCCGAGAGAGGAGCTCGCCGTGAGGATCGACAAGCGCCTGCTCCACTGCCTCCTCTGTACCGTCCCCTTAAAGCCCCCCGTCTTCCAG TGCAAAGCGGGGCACCTGGCATGTGGCGGCTGCGTGGCCAAGCTGCCCTTCGGGCAGTGCAAGGCATGCGTGGACAGCGGCGGCTTCTTCGACCCCTGCCCCGCGCTGGACGCCATCGTGTCCTCCACCAGGATCGTGTGCCCCAACGCCGGATGCCAGAGGTACATGACCTACCACGAGGTCGCCGAGCACCAGACTGCGTGCCTGCACACGCCCTGCCGTTGCACAGAGCCGGGCTGCGGCTACATCAGCGCGCCGCAGGCGCTCGCCGGGCATCTCCACACCGTCCACTTGGTGCCGATGCGCCCCgtgcagtacggcaaggtcgtccagcTTCAGCTGCCGGTGTTGACCCCGCGGGTGGTGCTCCTCGGCGTCGACAATCACGTTTTCCTCTTGATTTTGGGCGCGCTCGGCGCCGGCGTGACTGCCGTGTCCATGGTGTGCGCTAGGGCGAGGGCGGTGACATGCCCGCGGTTCATGTGCAAGATGTGGGTCAACCTGGAGCcaccctcggcggcggcggcgaacggcggcaggGCTGACTTTGTCCTGGTGGAGATGCACATGAGGAGCAGCTCGTCGCCCGGTGTGGTGGTCGTCGCGGACGAGCCCACGTTCCTATCGGTGCCGCGGATGTACCTGGTTCCAGCAGCAGGGATTGGGGGTGATGGGGCTGCGTCCTTGCAAGTTCCCCTGCACATCCGCATCGACAAGCTCTCCCCTTGGTCCGATCAGATCCGCATCTGA